One window from the genome of Rhizobium sp. CIAT894 encodes:
- a CDS encoding LysR substrate-binding domain-containing protein encodes MQFRKKLPSLTALVALEAAIRHRSFTAAASELGVTQAAVSRMIALLEDDFGRPLFHRGHRTIEPTPACLILGATLADSLSNIADSVDAVRASVTDVVTIGATIAFSSFWLLPKIAEFRQLNPDIQIRVVSQDSKLDLTNGGVDIAIRYGVPPFNDGIVLGSCGDRIYPVCSPHYAASRRVEDFPHGGYELIETDVPNRSWYRWEDWFARRGRKPDNLRSILRLSHYTETIYAARAGQGVALGWDVLIKTFLADGSLVKVGDTEFEAEGRYNVLLPVDAKRSAIADFAAGWLTQALQKTS; translated from the coding sequence ATGCAGTTCCGCAAGAAATTGCCGTCGCTGACCGCGCTCGTGGCGCTGGAGGCCGCCATCCGGCATCGCAGCTTTACCGCGGCAGCCAGTGAATTGGGGGTGACGCAGGCTGCGGTCAGTCGCATGATTGCCCTTCTGGAGGATGATTTCGGCCGGCCGCTCTTTCATCGCGGCCACCGGACGATCGAACCGACTCCTGCCTGCCTCATTCTCGGCGCGACGCTAGCAGACAGTCTGTCCAATATTGCCGACAGCGTCGATGCGGTGCGCGCCAGCGTCACCGACGTCGTGACCATCGGCGCAACGATCGCATTCTCGTCGTTCTGGCTGCTTCCGAAGATCGCCGAGTTTCGCCAGCTCAATCCGGACATCCAGATTCGCGTGGTCTCACAGGACAGCAAGCTGGACCTGACAAACGGCGGCGTCGATATCGCGATCCGATATGGCGTGCCGCCTTTCAATGATGGGATCGTGCTGGGATCATGCGGGGACCGGATCTATCCTGTTTGCTCGCCGCATTATGCCGCGTCCCGTCGCGTCGAGGATTTCCCCCATGGCGGCTATGAACTGATCGAGACCGATGTTCCAAACAGAAGCTGGTATCGATGGGAAGACTGGTTTGCCCGGCGCGGCCGCAAGCCGGACAATCTGCGCTCGATCCTCCGCCTCAGCCATTACACCGAGACCATCTATGCGGCACGGGCCGGCCAGGGCGTTGCGCTCGGATGGGATGTGCTCATCAAGACATTTCTGGCTGACGGCAGCCTCGTCAAGGTGGGGGACACGGAGTTCGAGGCGGAGGGCCGTTACAACGTTCTGTTACCGGTCGATGCCAAGCGCTCCGCGATCGCCGATTTTGCAGCCGGATGGCTAACGCAGGCTCTGCAGAAAACGTCCTGA
- a CDS encoding aromatic ring-hydroxylating dioxygenase subunit alpha, which yields MLNKFSSSISAVLDSRAEGYSLPAGLYTREDVFQADLDVFFRKHWIYVGLECDVPEAGDATIIDIGTTSLILLRDDDEQIRVVHNVCRHRGTRLLDAGPTVISKLVCPYHQWTYELSGELIHAPHMGTDFDKSCHNLKPVHFRSISGLIYVCLSETPPADIAHLEHVMEERLAPYDIRNTRIAHQTDVIETGNWKLTMENNRECYHCAANHPELCVSFIDLDFGFDPATLSEEDRAEAEEHQRLYAERIAAWEADGHLSSPVEQLAGHETNFRTQRLIIAGAGESQTPDATAASAKLLGTMTRKDLGDTHLWGHNAWNHFMGDHAVTAMVIPLSANRTLVRTKWLVHRDAVEGVDYDLEKLTSVWVATTDQDAELVSRSQLGVEDPAYEPGPYSRFTEGQLDAFATWYVERMRAHGY from the coding sequence ATGCTAAACAAGTTTTCGTCGTCCATCTCCGCAGTCCTCGATTCCCGCGCCGAGGGCTATTCGCTGCCGGCAGGCCTTTACACGCGCGAGGACGTCTTTCAGGCCGATCTCGATGTGTTTTTTCGCAAGCACTGGATTTATGTGGGCCTGGAATGCGATGTCCCCGAAGCCGGCGATGCCACCATCATCGATATCGGCACCACAAGCCTGATCCTTCTGAGGGACGACGACGAGCAGATCCGTGTGGTGCACAACGTCTGTCGGCATCGCGGCACCCGGCTTCTCGATGCCGGTCCGACCGTCATCTCCAAACTGGTCTGTCCCTACCACCAGTGGACCTACGAACTATCCGGCGAACTCATCCACGCACCGCACATGGGGACGGATTTCGACAAGTCCTGCCATAACCTGAAGCCGGTACACTTCCGCTCGATCAGTGGGCTGATCTATGTCTGTCTGTCCGAGACGCCGCCCGCGGATATCGCCCATCTCGAGCATGTGATGGAGGAGCGCCTCGCGCCCTACGACATCCGCAATACCAGGATTGCCCATCAGACGGACGTGATCGAGACGGGCAACTGGAAGCTGACGATGGAGAACAATCGCGAGTGTTACCATTGCGCCGCCAATCATCCGGAACTCTGCGTCTCCTTCATTGATCTCGATTTCGGCTTCGATCCGGCAACGCTCAGCGAGGAGGATCGCGCGGAGGCGGAAGAGCATCAGCGGCTCTACGCCGAACGCATCGCGGCTTGGGAAGCGGACGGCCACCTATCCTCTCCGGTGGAACAGCTCGCCGGCCATGAAACCAATTTTCGCACACAGCGCCTGATCATCGCCGGGGCAGGGGAGTCGCAGACCCCGGACGCAACGGCTGCATCGGCCAAGCTTCTCGGCACGATGACGCGCAAGGATCTGGGCGACACGCATCTCTGGGGCCACAACGCGTGGAACCATTTCATGGGTGATCACGCCGTCACCGCCATGGTTATCCCGCTCTCGGCAAACCGCACGCTCGTTCGCACCAAATGGCTTGTGCACAGGGATGCGGTCGAAGGCGTCGATTACGATCTGGAAAAGCTCACAAGTGTCTGGGTTGCGACCACCGACCAGGATGCGGAACTCGTCAGCCGCTCACAGCTGGGCGTCGAGGATCCCGCCTATGAACCCGGTCCATACTCGCGCTTCACCGAGGGGCAGCTGGATGCTTTTGCAACATGGTATGTCGAACGGATGCGCGCACATGGATATTAA
- a CDS encoding dihydrodipicolinate synthase family protein, whose translation MKFEGIYTPAITPLGPDRQIDRKRFAAVLESLIEAKVHGIIVGGSTGEYYAQSAQERFELAAYAKDVIGTRLALVIGTGATRTEDSVEYAKAAKEIGADAILVSSPPYALPTEKENAIHALTIDRAANLPIMLYNYPARMGITMREEYFSRVGRSKNVVAIKESSGEMANVHLLARKFPHIGLSCGWDDQALEFFAWGAKSWVCAGSNFLPREHVALYEACVLEKNFDKGRAIMTAMLPLMDFLECGKFVQSIKHGCEIIGLKTGSVRAPLRPLNSEEKRTLETVVATLKRTVAQITSGANNA comes from the coding sequence ATGAAATTCGAAGGCATCTACACGCCGGCGATCACGCCGCTCGGGCCTGACAGGCAGATCGACCGTAAGCGGTTTGCGGCAGTGTTGGAATCGCTGATCGAAGCCAAGGTTCATGGCATCATCGTCGGCGGATCGACGGGCGAATATTACGCTCAGAGCGCCCAGGAACGCTTCGAGCTTGCCGCTTACGCCAAGGATGTCATCGGGACGCGCCTCGCCCTTGTCATCGGCACCGGTGCAACGCGGACCGAAGACTCCGTTGAATATGCCAAGGCTGCGAAGGAAATCGGCGCTGACGCGATCCTGGTCTCGTCGCCGCCCTATGCGCTGCCGACGGAAAAGGAGAATGCGATCCATGCCCTGACGATCGACCGCGCCGCCAACCTGCCGATCATGCTCTACAATTATCCCGCCCGCATGGGCATCACCATGCGCGAGGAATATTTTTCCCGCGTGGGCCGGTCCAAAAACGTCGTGGCAATCAAGGAAAGCTCCGGCGAAATGGCCAACGTGCATCTCCTGGCACGCAAGTTCCCGCATATCGGCCTTTCCTGTGGCTGGGACGACCAGGCCCTGGAATTCTTTGCCTGGGGTGCCAAAAGCTGGGTCTGCGCCGGCTCCAACTTCCTGCCGCGCGAACATGTCGCCCTCTACGAAGCCTGCGTCCTTGAAAAGAATTTCGACAAGGGCCGCGCCATCATGACGGCGATGCTGCCGCTGATGGACTTCCTCGAATGTGGAAAATTCGTCCAGTCGATCAAGCATGGATGCGAGATCATCGGCCTGAAGACAGGCTCCGTGCGCGCGCCACTGCGCCCGCTCAATTCCGAAGAAAAAAGAACCCTTGAAACCGTCGTCGCGACTTTGAAGCGCACGGTTGCCCAGATCACGTCGGGAGCCAACAATGCATGA
- a CDS encoding glycine betaine ABC transporter substrate-binding protein has translation MKTLWKAFCAAAMVGMTVMSAHAEEKTITIGTMSWEDLTPITGITKKVLEDSGYTVKVVPFSEWGIAYAALSKGDVQILASQTDYVAQDYWDKNKKRLEKISPVSHGLFQGVAVPKYVTIDSMDQLNDNADKFGGKIVGIEPGSGLMRDTANSVKAYDLKLQLVEGSTAAMTAALKSATDRKEWIAVTIWEPSWMMQKYDVKFLQDPKGVFPPPQSYYWIGQKGFSAENPHAREVIASVYVPLADITAINSAVNDGKTMDEAIKDWTDSHADLLKRWENIATE, from the coding sequence ATGAAGACTCTGTGGAAGGCATTCTGCGCAGCGGCAATGGTCGGAATGACCGTCATGTCGGCGCATGCTGAAGAAAAGACCATCACCATCGGCACGATGTCCTGGGAAGACCTGACGCCGATTACCGGCATCACCAAGAAGGTGCTTGAAGATTCCGGCTACACCGTGAAGGTCGTGCCATTCTCCGAATGGGGCATCGCCTATGCTGCTCTGAGCAAGGGCGACGTCCAGATCCTGGCCTCGCAGACGGACTATGTCGCGCAGGATTACTGGGACAAGAATAAGAAGCGCCTCGAAAAGATTTCGCCGGTCTCGCACGGCCTGTTCCAGGGCGTCGCGGTTCCGAAATACGTCACCATCGATTCCATGGACCAGTTGAACGACAACGCCGACAAGTTCGGCGGCAAGATCGTCGGTATCGAGCCGGGCTCGGGCCTGATGAGGGACACGGCCAATTCCGTGAAGGCTTATGATCTCAAGCTGCAGCTCGTCGAAGGCAGTACGGCCGCGATGACCGCCGCGCTGAAGTCCGCCACCGATCGCAAGGAATGGATTGCCGTGACGATCTGGGAGCCGTCCTGGATGATGCAGAAATACGACGTCAAGTTCCTTCAGGACCCCAAAGGCGTCTTCCCTCCACCGCAGAGCTACTACTGGATCGGGCAAAAGGGCTTTTCCGCGGAGAACCCGCACGCCCGTGAAGTGATTGCCAGCGTTTATGTTCCGCTTGCCGACATCACCGCGATCAACAGCGCCGTCAACGACGGCAAGACGATGGACGAGGCGATCAAGGACTGGACCGACAGCCATGCCGACCTCCTGAAGCGCTGGGAAAACATCGCCACCGAATAA
- a CDS encoding GntR family transcriptional regulator, which produces MKGGKSELYDDLKRRILTMELDPDEDLDEMSLSEKYGLSRTPVREVFRRLEGAGYVDIRTNRGARVIPMNHSTLRHFFLVAPMIYAAIGRLAVRNFKVKQLSELQTTQEQFRAASISHDALSMTLANNRFHEIIGEMSGNDYLQPSLGRLLIDHARIGHTFFRPRNADMQERLRKSVGHHDGFIAAIAARDEDAVVDLVFEHWELSRENMEMFIAPQALKADALVVTPTQSTEKSS; this is translated from the coding sequence ATGAAGGGCGGCAAGAGCGAACTCTACGACGATCTCAAGCGCCGGATCCTGACGATGGAACTCGATCCCGACGAAGACCTGGACGAGATGTCGCTGAGCGAAAAGTACGGGCTGTCGCGGACCCCGGTGCGGGAGGTCTTCCGTCGCCTGGAAGGCGCAGGCTACGTGGATATCCGCACCAACCGCGGCGCTCGGGTCATCCCGATGAACCACTCGACGCTGCGCCACTTCTTCCTGGTCGCCCCGATGATCTACGCGGCGATCGGACGCCTCGCGGTTCGGAATTTCAAGGTGAAGCAGTTGTCCGAGTTGCAGACAACCCAGGAACAGTTTCGGGCCGCGAGCATCTCGCACGATGCGCTATCGATGACCCTCGCCAACAACCGGTTTCACGAGATCATCGGCGAGATGTCGGGCAACGACTACCTGCAACCGAGCCTCGGCAGGCTGCTGATCGATCATGCGCGCATCGGCCACACATTCTTCCGCCCCCGCAACGCGGACATGCAAGAGCGGCTTCGAAAATCAGTCGGTCACCACGACGGGTTCATCGCGGCGATCGCCGCCCGTGACGAAGACGCTGTCGTCGACCTCGTGTTCGAACACTGGGAACTGTCGCGCGAGAACATGGAAATGTTCATCGCACCCCAAGCACTCAAGGCGGACGCACTGGTCGTAACGCCGACGCAATCCACGGAGAAGTCATCATGA
- a CDS encoding hybrid-cluster NAD(P)-dependent oxidoreductase produces MPLDRAYWNPDTDTELLCIDVHPETPDVKTFTFVSRDGKHIAFTAGQYFAFDIDAGDATETRCYSLSSSPLRTNAISVTVKRVPGGKVSNWLHDHLAPGATVQASGPLGQFVRPTRPNQKYLFLSGGSGITPVMSMARELADTALPVDVIFLHASRTPGDLVFRNELASLATKLKGFRLYFLPETLTGETSWSGLHGRISRDLFKLIVPDLTERVILCCGPAPFMAAARTISADLGVPPENYIEESFDPAAIDDAPPPMTDEAVLAPFKVEFAKQGRTIDVTSDQTVLSCAKKAGVKIPSSCSNGLCGTCKSKLVSGTVDMNHNGGIREREINAGFFLPCCSKPLSDLVIER; encoded by the coding sequence ATGCCCCTGGATCGGGCATACTGGAACCCGGATACCGACACCGAGCTCCTTTGCATCGACGTCCACCCGGAAACACCGGATGTGAAAACCTTCACCTTCGTTTCCAGGGACGGCAAGCACATCGCCTTTACGGCCGGCCAGTATTTCGCCTTCGACATCGACGCGGGCGACGCAACGGAGACGCGGTGCTATAGCCTCTCCTCCTCCCCGCTGCGGACCAACGCGATCTCGGTCACGGTGAAACGCGTTCCGGGTGGTAAGGTTTCCAACTGGCTTCACGACCATCTTGCCCCCGGCGCAACCGTACAGGCCAGCGGTCCGCTGGGCCAGTTCGTCCGCCCCACCCGCCCGAACCAGAAATATCTGTTCCTCAGCGGCGGATCCGGCATAACGCCGGTCATGTCGATGGCGCGTGAGCTTGCCGACACGGCGCTGCCGGTCGACGTCATCTTCTTGCACGCCAGCCGGACGCCGGGCGACCTGGTGTTCCGTAACGAACTGGCGAGCCTTGCGACCAAGCTGAAAGGCTTTCGCCTGTATTTCCTGCCGGAGACGCTCACCGGCGAAACCTCGTGGTCTGGCCTTCACGGCCGGATTTCGCGCGACCTGTTCAAGCTCATTGTTCCCGACCTCACGGAGCGGGTGATCCTGTGCTGTGGCCCGGCTCCGTTCATGGCTGCGGCACGGACGATTTCGGCAGACCTCGGCGTGCCACCCGAAAATTACATCGAAGAGAGTTTTGACCCCGCCGCGATCGACGACGCTCCGCCTCCGATGACGGACGAGGCAGTGCTCGCGCCCTTCAAGGTCGAGTTTGCCAAGCAGGGTCGTACGATTGACGTCACATCCGATCAGACCGTGCTGTCCTGCGCAAAGAAGGCCGGCGTGAAAATCCCGTCGTCCTGCTCGAACGGCCTCTGCGGCACCTGCAAATCGAAACTCGTCAGCGGCACCGTCGACATGAACCACAACGGCGGTATCCGCGAACGCGAAATCAACGCCGGATTTTTCTTGCCTTGCTGTTCGAAACCACTCAGCGATCTGGTTATTGAGCGATAA
- a CDS encoding FAD-binding oxidoreductase, whose amino-acid sequence MITKSVKRLPFENGVSGWEAISKRPFPVRSLEGNVTADWLVIGAGFAGLSAARRLKERRPQDKVVILEASELGKGTSGRNSGFMIDVPHNLSSSEYSSGSVDATQMEMAQNRSAIAFAAQAADEYEMPRETFDPSGKINAAATARGMKLNMAFGQSLKGAGEKHVFLDAREMRDITGSDYYLSGLYTPGAVLIQPADYIRSFAAGLSESVDVYERSPVTGLKREGGTWTAISLRGTVTAPRVIVAVNGHIEDFGHFGGRLMHIFAYASMTAPFDADGVGKEKSGRDKWALLPADAMGATVRKITSGGQSRIVVRTKYTYETTVNVSERRMAKMAGEHRRSFDARFPGLADMPFEYSWAGRLCLSRNHVPAFGEIEEGLYSACCENGLGTVKSTLAGMMAADLATGSTSRQLEEYMDHAQPSRLPPEPFAWLGINCVIRLQELRAGREG is encoded by the coding sequence ATGATCACCAAGTCCGTCAAGCGCTTGCCTTTTGAGAATGGCGTCTCGGGCTGGGAGGCGATTAGCAAGCGACCGTTTCCAGTCCGGAGCCTGGAAGGCAACGTGACCGCGGACTGGCTGGTGATCGGCGCGGGCTTCGCGGGACTTTCCGCGGCCCGCCGCCTGAAAGAGCGTCGTCCACAGGACAAGGTCGTCATCCTTGAGGCTAGTGAATTGGGGAAAGGCACTTCGGGACGAAACTCGGGCTTCATGATCGACGTCCCGCACAACCTCTCGTCCAGTGAATATTCAAGCGGCAGCGTCGATGCCACACAGATGGAGATGGCGCAGAACCGCTCCGCGATCGCCTTTGCAGCGCAAGCGGCCGATGAATACGAAATGCCCCGCGAGACCTTCGATCCCTCGGGCAAGATCAATGCTGCCGCAACCGCGCGCGGCATGAAGCTGAACATGGCGTTCGGGCAATCGCTGAAGGGTGCGGGCGAGAAGCATGTGTTTCTCGACGCCCGTGAAATGCGCGACATCACCGGGTCGGACTATTATCTGAGCGGGCTCTACACGCCCGGCGCGGTCCTCATCCAGCCGGCCGACTATATCCGCAGCTTCGCCGCCGGGCTGTCGGAAAGCGTCGATGTGTACGAGCGCTCGCCCGTGACCGGGTTGAAGCGCGAGGGCGGAACCTGGACTGCCATTTCGTTGCGCGGAACGGTCACGGCCCCCAGGGTCATCGTCGCCGTCAACGGCCATATCGAGGATTTCGGTCACTTCGGCGGCAGGCTGATGCACATCTTTGCCTACGCCTCGATGACCGCACCCTTCGATGCCGATGGCGTGGGCAAGGAAAAATCAGGTCGCGACAAGTGGGCTCTTCTTCCCGCCGACGCGATGGGCGCTACGGTGCGCAAAATCACCAGCGGTGGACAATCGCGGATCGTGGTCCGGACGAAATACACCTACGAGACAACGGTTAATGTCAGTGAACGGCGCATGGCGAAGATGGCGGGCGAGCATCGCCGCTCCTTCGACGCCCGGTTTCCAGGCCTTGCCGATATGCCGTTCGAATACAGCTGGGCCGGCCGTCTTTGCCTCAGCCGCAACCACGTCCCGGCCTTCGGGGAAATCGAGGAAGGGCTTTATTCGGCCTGCTGCGAAAACGGCCTCGGCACCGTCAAAAGCACCCTCGCTGGCATGATGGCCGCCGACCTCGCGACCGGCTCGACCTCCCGGCAACTTGAAGAATACATGGATCACGCCCAGCCCTCCCGGCTGCCGCCGGAGCCGTTCGCATGGCTCGGCATCAATTGCGTGATCCGTTTGCAGGAATTGCGTGCAGGCCGCGAGGGATGA
- a CDS encoding aldehyde dehydrogenase produces MHEPLTAAEYKAIAANLHLPTNAFIDGAFRPAKSGKTFTTTNPATGETLAEIAACDASDVDDAVAKAKQAFDDGRWRLLSPGDRKATLLKLAKLLEENRHELAVMESIDSGKPVRECQTVDVPDTIHTIRFHAELIDKLYDNTNPVGPNALAMVVREPIGVVGCVLPWNFPLLMLAWKIGPALASGCSVIVKPAQETTLSTLRVAELALEAGIPAGVFNVVTGSGKDVGEPIGLHMDVDMVAFTGSTPTGRRFLRYSADSNLKKVVLECGGKNPAVVLDDAEDLDLVAEQVVNGAFWNMGENCSATSRLIVDSKIKDELLERIGAYLREWKTGDPLDPENRIGALVSKAHFDKVKSFLDDVKKEKLSLTHGGETLKGIFIEPTVVDGVTPASRLFQEEIFGPILSVTTFETLAEAVKLANDTNYGLTASVYTGSLRKAIKLSRDIRAGLVTVNCFGEGDASTPFGGYKESGFGGRDKSIFAHDNYCELKTIWIDISERSVDETIL; encoded by the coding sequence ATGCATGAACCTTTGACCGCGGCCGAATACAAGGCAATCGCCGCCAACCTTCACCTGCCGACCAACGCCTTTATCGATGGCGCCTTCCGCCCGGCGAAATCCGGCAAGACATTCACGACGACGAACCCTGCGACCGGCGAGACGCTGGCCGAGATCGCGGCTTGTGACGCGAGCGACGTCGATGATGCGGTTGCGAAGGCCAAACAGGCGTTCGACGATGGTCGCTGGCGTCTGCTGTCTCCCGGCGACCGGAAGGCCACCCTCCTCAAACTCGCCAAGCTCCTGGAGGAAAACCGCCACGAACTGGCCGTCATGGAAAGCATCGACAGCGGCAAGCCGGTGCGCGAGTGCCAGACGGTCGACGTGCCGGACACGATCCACACGATCCGCTTTCATGCCGAACTCATCGACAAGCTTTACGACAACACCAACCCTGTCGGGCCGAATGCCCTTGCCATGGTCGTGCGCGAACCGATCGGCGTGGTCGGCTGCGTGCTGCCCTGGAACTTCCCGCTCTTGATGCTCGCCTGGAAGATCGGACCTGCGCTTGCATCGGGATGCTCCGTCATCGTCAAGCCCGCGCAGGAAACCACACTCTCCACCCTTCGTGTTGCAGAACTGGCTCTCGAGGCCGGCATCCCCGCAGGCGTCTTCAACGTCGTCACCGGCAGCGGCAAGGACGTCGGTGAACCGATCGGCCTGCACATGGATGTCGACATGGTTGCGTTCACCGGATCGACGCCGACCGGACGTCGCTTCCTCCGTTACTCGGCGGATTCAAACCTCAAGAAGGTCGTTCTGGAATGCGGCGGCAAGAACCCGGCCGTCGTCCTCGATGATGCCGAAGACCTCGACCTCGTTGCCGAGCAGGTCGTCAACGGTGCCTTCTGGAACATGGGCGAGAATTGCTCGGCGACGTCGCGCCTGATCGTCGACAGCAAGATCAAGGATGAGTTGCTCGAACGCATCGGCGCCTATCTGCGCGAATGGAAGACCGGCGATCCGCTGGACCCGGAAAATCGCATCGGCGCTCTGGTCAGCAAGGCGCACTTCGACAAGGTCAAATCCTTCCTCGACGACGTGAAGAAGGAGAAGCTATCGCTCACCCATGGCGGCGAGACCCTGAAGGGCATCTTCATCGAACCTACTGTCGTCGATGGCGTCACCCCTGCGAGCCGCCTTTTCCAGGAGGAGATCTTCGGGCCGATCCTGTCGGTAACCACGTTCGAAACGCTGGCGGAAGCCGTGAAGCTGGCCAACGACACCAATTATGGCCTCACCGCTTCGGTTTATACCGGCAGTCTGCGCAAGGCGATCAAGCTGTCGCGCGACATCCGGGCAGGCCTGGTCACCGTCAACTGCTTCGGCGAAGGTGACGCCTCGACGCCCTTCGGCGGCTACAAGGAATCGGGTTTTGGCGGCCGCGACAAGTCGATCTTCGCCCACGACAACTACTGTGAACTGAAGACGATCTGGATCGATATCTCCGAGCGCTCCGTGGACGAGACGATCCTATGA
- a CDS encoding type IV toxin-antitoxin system AbiEi family antitoxin translates to MEDFIAIDMLGELTASLTEAGGEITSEPRFESQMGNSHADFLIDARFSDAPLKLVVEVKRSAFPRDVREAIWQLKKYIAAMPPGNSRVLPLLMADTISPGARALLREEKIGYFDRSGSLYLSADNLFVLVEKPASKQQARSLSNLFVGSRAQALHAVWTFKDQWFGVHELAERASVSPTTASQVLIELERREWVNSKGAGPSKQRILSSPRALLDEWSSYVASLKPKPLRSFYMRMANIDEAIHEIDRTCDETGIRYEISGLMAGQIHAPHLSKISQLHCRIDHGGESLLRKLGAKAVKDGWNLGVIDSNPRHDFMFRQRVGHVWVTDPLQTYLDLLQLGSGRSKELAEHLRLTKLAVPE, encoded by the coding sequence GTGGAAGATTTCATAGCTATCGATATGTTGGGTGAATTGACGGCCAGCCTCACGGAGGCAGGCGGGGAAATCACGTCCGAGCCGAGGTTTGAGTCGCAGATGGGAAACTCTCACGCAGATTTCCTTATAGATGCACGATTTTCTGATGCGCCTCTCAAACTTGTTGTCGAGGTCAAAAGATCAGCTTTCCCAAGAGACGTCAGGGAAGCAATTTGGCAGCTGAAAAAATACATCGCCGCCATGCCGCCCGGCAATTCCAGAGTTCTCCCCCTATTAATGGCCGATACCATTTCGCCAGGTGCACGTGCACTCCTGCGCGAGGAGAAGATCGGTTATTTCGATCGTAGCGGCAGTCTCTATCTTTCGGCCGACAATCTCTTTGTTCTCGTCGAAAAGCCAGCCTCGAAGCAGCAGGCCCGATCGCTCAGCAATCTGTTCGTTGGAAGTCGCGCACAGGCCCTCCATGCCGTCTGGACATTTAAGGACCAATGGTTCGGTGTGCATGAACTGGCCGAGCGGGCATCCGTATCTCCGACAACTGCATCCCAGGTTCTTATAGAACTGGAGCGCCGCGAATGGGTGAACTCCAAGGGTGCCGGTCCATCGAAGCAAAGGATACTCTCCAGTCCCCGCGCGCTGCTTGACGAGTGGTCTTCCTATGTCGCTTCGCTTAAGCCAAAGCCGCTCCGCTCGTTCTATATGCGGATGGCCAATATCGATGAGGCAATCCATGAGATTGACCGCACCTGCGATGAGACGGGAATTCGCTACGAAATTTCCGGGCTCATGGCGGGGCAGATCCATGCACCGCACCTCTCGAAAATATCCCAGCTCCATTGCCGCATCGATCACGGCGGCGAAAGCCTTCTTCGAAAACTGGGAGCAAAGGCTGTCAAAGACGGCTGGAATCTGGGAGTTATAGACTCTAATCCACGCCACGACTTTATGTTTCGCCAACGGGTTGGTCATGTCTGGGTCACGGATCCACTTCAAACCTATCTCGACCTCCTGCAGCTCGGCAGCGGTCGCTCAAAGGAGCTGGCCGAACATCTTCGGCTGACAAAGCTCGCGGTACCCGAATGA
- a CDS encoding GntR family transcriptional regulator — MKSGKSTLYDDLKRQILTMELDPDEDVDEVSLSEKYGLSRTPVRDTLRRLAGEGYIDMRENRSARVIPLNHSTLRHFFLIAPMIYAAIGRLAVQNFKPRQLSDLRDTQEKFRTASENLDTLEMVLENNRFHEIMGEMSGNVYLQPSLGRLLIDHARIGHTFFHPRNDDMRQRLQLAVEHHDGFIDAIKAHDEHAVVDLVFKHWELSRENMELYVVPNDMKADLPVEPGSSQEKDAQQV; from the coding sequence ATGAAGAGCGGCAAGAGCACTCTCTACGATGATCTCAAGCGTCAGATCCTCACGATGGAACTCGACCCCGACGAGGATGTGGACGAGGTCAGCCTCAGCGAGAAGTATGGCCTGTCTCGCACGCCCGTACGGGACACGCTTCGGCGCCTCGCAGGAGAAGGCTACATTGACATGCGGGAAAACAGAAGCGCGCGGGTTATCCCGCTGAATCATTCAACTCTGCGCCATTTTTTTCTTATAGCGCCAATGATTTATGCAGCAATCGGCCGGCTGGCGGTGCAAAACTTCAAGCCTAGGCAGTTGTCGGACCTACGCGATACGCAGGAGAAATTTCGAACCGCCAGTGAGAATCTCGACACGCTTGAAATGGTCTTGGAGAACAACAGGTTTCACGAGATCATGGGTGAGATGTCGGGCAACGTTTATCTGCAGCCCAGCCTCGGGCGGCTGCTTATCGATCACGCCCGAATCGGCCACACCTTTTTCCATCCGCGCAATGATGACATGCGGCAGCGCCTTCAACTGGCTGTCGAGCACCATGACGGCTTCATCGACGCGATCAAAGCCCATGACGAACACGCCGTCGTCGACCTGGTCTTCAAGCACTGGGAACTGTCGCGCGAAAACATGGAACTCTATGTCGTGCCCAACGACATGAAGGCTGATCTTCCGGTCGAGCCCGGCTCGTCGCAGGAGAAGGATGCGCAACAGGTCTGA